The Fictibacillus arsenicus genome contains a region encoding:
- the spoVE gene encoding stage V sporulation protein E, which produces MIMIVVTLLLLSVGIIMVYSASADLGQYKMDDSFFFVKRQMLFAGVGIAAMFFIMNINYMTWRVWSKILLIICFFLLIAVLIPGVGLVRGGARSWIGVGAFSIQPSEFMKLAMIVFLAKYLSEHQKKITSLKKGLLPTLSLVMVAFGMIMLQPDLGTGAVMVGTSIVMLFVAGARISHFVGMGLIGLIGLAGLIISAPYRIKRITSFLDPWSDPLGSGFQIIQSLYALGPGGLLGLGLGQSRQKFGYLPEPQTDFIFAIISEELGFIGAVFVLILFSLLLWRGIRIALGAPDLFGSFLAIGIIGMVAIQVMINIGVVTGLMPVTGITLPFLSYGGSSLTLMLASIGVILNISRYARY; this is translated from the coding sequence ATGATTATGATTGTTGTTACGCTTCTGCTGTTATCCGTCGGAATCATCATGGTCTACAGCGCTAGCGCAGACTTGGGACAGTATAAGATGGATGATTCATTCTTTTTTGTGAAGCGGCAAATGTTATTTGCTGGAGTCGGAATTGCAGCGATGTTCTTTATTATGAATATCAACTATATGACTTGGAGAGTTTGGTCAAAAATTCTTCTTATCATTTGTTTTTTTCTTTTAATCGCTGTCTTAATTCCTGGTGTCGGATTGGTTCGCGGAGGTGCCAGAAGCTGGATCGGCGTCGGAGCATTCTCTATCCAGCCTTCTGAATTTATGAAATTAGCCATGATTGTCTTTTTGGCAAAATATTTATCAGAACACCAAAAGAAGATTACATCTTTAAAAAAAGGATTGCTGCCAACACTTTCTTTAGTGATGGTCGCCTTCGGAATGATTATGCTCCAGCCTGATCTCGGTACAGGCGCAGTTATGGTTGGAACGAGTATTGTTATGCTTTTCGTTGCGGGTGCTCGAATCTCTCATTTTGTTGGAATGGGGCTAATTGGATTGATTGGGCTGGCAGGTTTAATTATTTCAGCTCCATACCGAATTAAACGGATTACCTCCTTTTTAGATCCTTGGAGCGATCCATTAGGAAGCGGTTTTCAGATCATTCAGTCACTGTATGCATTGGGGCCAGGAGGGCTGTTAGGTCTAGGACTGGGACAGAGCAGGCAGAAGTTTGGATATTTGCCAGAACCGCAAACAGATTTTATTTTTGCGATAATTTCTGAGGAACTAGGATTTATCGGTGCTGTTTTTGTTTTAATCCTGTTCAGTTTACTTTTATGGAGAGGTATTAGGATCGCACTTGGAGCACCAGACCTTTTTGGTTCCTTTTTAGCGATCGGCATCATAGGGATGGTCGCTATTCAAGTAATGATCAACATTGGAGTTGTGACAGGGCTAATGCCGGTAACCGGGATTACCCTTCCATTTTTAAGCTATGGAGGTTCTTCTCTTACACTTATGCTTGCCTCGATCGGAGTAATATTGAATATTAGCCGCTACGCTCGTTATTAA
- the murB gene encoding UDP-N-acetylmuramate dehydrogenase: MNQIADTLKNEDLGTVLLNEPLKNHTTLKIGGPADLYFEPKNIDALKKAVVYLKEANVPIRAIGRGSNLLVADGGIEGAVIKVGEGLNQLKQDDNKITVGGGYSLIPLATLMSREAFTGLEFAAGIPGSVGGAVFMNAGAHGSDMSQIVEKALILFPDGELKWLKNEELGFSYRTSVLQETGGICVEAVLVLEKGDKETIMAELKKNKDYRRNTQPWNFPCCGSVFRNPLPNYAGQLIESSGLKGTKIGGAQISEMHANFIVNTGDAKAQDVLDLIGHIQKTIKEKHGIDIETEVEIIGRNE, translated from the coding sequence ATAAACCAAATAGCTGATACGTTAAAAAATGAAGACTTAGGAACTGTATTATTAAATGAACCGTTAAAAAACCACACAACATTAAAAATCGGGGGTCCAGCGGATCTTTATTTCGAACCGAAGAATATTGACGCCCTTAAAAAAGCGGTTGTTTACTTAAAAGAAGCGAATGTTCCGATTCGGGCTATCGGAAGAGGGTCCAATCTCCTCGTTGCAGACGGCGGTATTGAAGGTGCTGTTATCAAAGTAGGGGAGGGGCTGAACCAGTTAAAACAAGATGATAACAAGATTACAGTCGGCGGGGGATACTCTTTAATTCCGCTTGCCACTTTAATGTCCCGAGAAGCTTTTACTGGACTTGAATTTGCTGCCGGTATTCCTGGGTCTGTTGGCGGTGCTGTATTCATGAATGCGGGAGCGCATGGTTCTGATATGTCTCAAATCGTTGAAAAAGCACTTATTCTTTTTCCTGACGGTGAACTGAAATGGCTGAAGAATGAAGAGCTGGGTTTTTCTTATCGTACATCTGTACTTCAAGAAACAGGCGGTATTTGTGTTGAAGCTGTCTTGGTGTTAGAAAAAGGCGATAAGGAAACAATTATGGCTGAACTTAAGAAAAATAAAGATTATAGAAGAAATACACAGCCTTGGAATTTTCCATGCTGTGGAAGTGTATTTCGAAATCCACTTCCTAATTACGCTGGGCAGCTAATTGAATCTTCAGGACTTAAAGGCACGAAGATCGGCGGAGCGCAAATATCAGAAATGCATGCGAATTTCATTGTAAATACCGGTGATGCTAAGGCACAAGACGTTTTGGATCTTATTGGTCATATCCAAAAGACGATTAAAGAAAAGCATGGAATCGACATCGAAACAGAAGTTGAAATCATCGGGCGGAATGAATAA
- a CDS encoding cell division protein FtsQ/DivIB has translation MDKVKVVKIEDRIPKLKEHRKQKANRRLIFYLSFFFLLLMVVVYFQSDLSHVKKITVSGNYFVTDDEILKKSRISTNTKYLNISEDSIQKRLEAISEISSVAIEKKFFNHVVITVKEYQRVGYFKKDNTYYPMLQNGKMLEPLNKNERPVNAPVIVSWKEPEQLETMAQELQKLPEGIIHRISEITHTPDLDNPSKLTLFMTDGNKVVTSISKFSERLSAYPSLISEIKPDEKGTFYLGISTRFERYNREVTEEKNEEN, from the coding sequence ATGGACAAGGTGAAGGTTGTCAAGATTGAGGACCGAATTCCGAAGCTGAAAGAACATCGTAAACAAAAAGCGAATCGCCGCCTGATATTTTACTTGTCCTTTTTCTTCCTGTTATTAATGGTCGTTGTATATTTTCAATCTGATTTGAGCCATGTAAAAAAAATAACGGTTTCAGGAAACTACTTTGTAACCGATGATGAGATTTTAAAAAAGAGCCGGATTTCAACTAATACAAAATACTTAAACATATCAGAAGACAGCATACAAAAAAGACTCGAAGCGATTTCTGAGATAAGTTCTGTTGCCATCGAAAAGAAATTCTTTAATCATGTGGTGATCACTGTTAAAGAATATCAGCGGGTTGGTTATTTTAAAAAGGACAATACATATTATCCGATGCTGCAAAATGGAAAGATGCTAGAACCCCTTAATAAAAATGAAAGACCTGTAAATGCACCTGTTATTGTCAGCTGGAAAGAACCAGAGCAACTCGAGACGATGGCACAAGAACTTCAAAAACTGCCAGAGGGAATCATACACCGTATTTCGGAAATTACCCATACGCCTGATTTGGACAATCCTAGTAAACTAACATTGTTTATGACAGATGGAAATAAAGTAGTTACTTCAATATCCAAGTTTTCAGAAAGACTATCCGCTTATCCTTCTTTGATAAGCGAAATTAAGCCAGATGAAAAAGGTACATTTTATTTAGGAATAAGTACGAGATTTGAACGATACAACCGAGAAGTTACGGAGGAAAAAAATGAGGAAAATTAA
- a CDS encoding DUF881 domain-containing protein codes for MRKIKGMHLFLSLILLVTGFILSFSYQRAQEEQKEAVQTDEWKKEDSLRSQILSLQKTNRELSNELKGLQQSVEKKENKFADQEEISSKLVEELKELRMVVGNVKVKGEGVEVTLQDSSYIPEGENPNNYIVHEEHIRSVIDELHVSGAEAIAINGQRISHDTYIACIGPVVSVDGNQYPAPFVITAIGNSSALEKSLNLYIVDKIVNDGVEVRVEQESAIEMEPFITEEG; via the coding sequence ATGAGGAAAATTAAAGGGATGCATCTCTTTTTGTCTCTTATCCTTCTAGTTACCGGTTTCATTTTATCCTTCTCCTACCAAAGAGCTCAAGAAGAGCAAAAAGAAGCTGTTCAAACTGACGAGTGGAAAAAGGAAGATTCTTTACGCAGCCAAATATTAAGTCTTCAAAAAACAAACCGTGAACTGTCAAATGAACTTAAAGGTTTGCAGCAGAGCGTTGAAAAGAAAGAAAACAAATTTGCTGATCAGGAAGAGATCTCTTCTAAACTCGTAGAAGAATTGAAAGAACTGCGAATGGTAGTAGGGAATGTGAAAGTGAAAGGGGAGGGGGTAGAAGTTACACTTCAAGACTCCTCTTATATTCCAGAAGGTGAGAACCCGAATAATTATATTGTCCATGAAGAACATATTAGAAGTGTAATAGATGAGCTTCATGTTTCAGGTGCAGAAGCAATTGCGATCAATGGCCAGAGAATTTCACACGATACTTATATTGCATGTATTGGACCTGTTGTAAGTGTTGATGGTAATCAGTATCCTGCACCATTTGTTATTACAGCCATTGGAAACTCATCCGCACTGGAAAAATCTTTGAATCTATACATTGTAGATAAAATTGTGAATGATGGTGTGGAAGTAAGAGTAGAACAGGAAAGCGCGATCGAGATGGAGCCATTTATAACAGAAGAGGGATGA
- a CDS encoding DUF881 domain-containing protein has translation MKDKQFMFATIALIIGGMLAIQFETTNNPITRDTRDLWELRADLEKEKQRQQELNEELQRYSELLNKYKTEGKDEKIEAMEKALADLKKQAGLTTVSGQGIVMTIEPFNDELIGVDRPLPQIDPDMLRRLVNELNRYDAKEISIDGQRIVSKTPIREVNGDIYINNEPISTFPIEIRVLAKNNEKLHQKIIASLAVEEFIREDFLVESAPAAKVILPAFDKEVKVKFMKPAKEET, from the coding sequence TTGAAAGATAAACAATTTATGTTTGCAACTATTGCCCTCATTATAGGCGGAATGCTGGCGATCCAGTTTGAGACCACAAATAACCCGATCACCAGAGACACACGAGATCTTTGGGAACTAAGAGCTGATCTGGAGAAAGAAAAACAGCGTCAGCAGGAGCTAAATGAGGAACTTCAGCGTTATAGCGAACTTTTGAATAAGTATAAGACTGAAGGAAAAGACGAAAAAATCGAAGCGATGGAAAAAGCTTTGGCAGATTTAAAAAAACAGGCAGGATTAACTACAGTGAGCGGTCAAGGAATCGTAATGACTATCGAACCTTTTAATGACGAGCTAATTGGAGTAGATCGCCCTCTGCCACAGATTGACCCTGATATGCTTAGAAGACTTGTTAATGAATTGAATAGATACGATGCGAAAGAGATCAGTATTGATGGACAGCGCATTGTATCGAAAACACCGATCCGGGAAGTAAATGGTGACATTTACATAAACAACGAGCCTATTTCAACTTTTCCTATAGAAATCAGAGTACTGGCTAAAAATAACGAAAAACTGCATCAAAAAATTATTGCTTCGCTTGCAGTTGAAGAGTTTATAAGGGAAGACTTCCTTGTAGAATCTGCTCCGGCAGCAAAAGTGATTTTGCCAGCATTTGATAAGGAAGTAAAGGTGAAGTTTATGAAACCGGCAAAGGAGGAAACATAA